DNA sequence from the Penicillium psychrofluorescens genome assembly, chromosome: 3 genome:
TCGGCGATTGGCTGAATGAATCCAAGTCAGCGCTATTATTTCTCAAGAGCCAGCACGATACATACCAAGCGACTTGCGTCGCGCTtcccgcttctccagcatgcTCTGTTTTTCGCGCTCCTGGCGCTCTTTATCGTCACGCTCTTTGGTGGCGGCCATTTCGTCGCGAATGGCAGACGTCGCGTTGAAGGTGTCGAAAGGATTGGTCGTGTTCGCATTTGTTGTCCCCGAGGGTTGCGGTGTTGTTTCAAAGTCGATCAGTAAACCCTCCTTCCCTCGGTCATTACCATCCGCGGTGCCATCATGGCTTTGCGGGACACTGCGAGCTGGAGTCCGCTTGTTGCGTGTTTCCTCAAAAGACGGGATGTTTCTTACGGCCACGGGAACCGTGGGCTTCAGAATCGACTTGAGTGGAAAGGCGGCCGTGGACTAGAACAGCGGTCGAGTCAATCTTGTTTCCTTGGATTGATGCGGAGAGTATGGTTTACCTTGCGACGATTGCCATTTGAATtctgcagcgcatccagcCCACCAGGTCCGAGACTCTTACTGCGAGATTTCTTGTCCTTCACTGCTTGTTTGGAGTTGAGCCCCGCGCCGATGTCTGCTGTCGCATTTTCCTTATCAAGAGACGTCATCCTGGATCGCGGTACATGGGCGATGGAGCGGCGAGAGCGCACGCGCGCAGCCGAATCTGTTCGGGAAGACATGGCGGACAATAACAGGTTCAGGCCTGGGCAGGTCCCCGAAGCAGGCCGAACTGGTGAAAGGTGTATGCACTccgtcgttgttgttgttggtcTTCATTGTCGATCCATCGCGACCGGGCCAGCTAGTCACGTGATGTAAACAAAGAATCGGGCAGCCCTAGCCCTAGCCCCAAATGGGACTAGTGTCCGCACAGTCAACGACACACATGGAATCTTTTCTCCATCGACTCTTCAATCCCATCCCATCTCGACTTCgccttccctcccccccaagTCGACAACCCGCAACCATGGCGACCGAGTTGACCGTCCAGTCGGAGCGCGCTTTCCAGAAGCAGCCTCACATCTTCCTGAACTCGAAGACCAAggccaagagcaagaaggctgGCCAGGTTCGGCGGTGGTATAAGGAGGTCGGTCTGGGCTTCCGTACCCCCAAGACCGCCATTGAGGGCCACTACATCGGTATGCACGAGATCCAGCGACTTTTCAGGTGGCAAGAATTTGCGCAGTCGGTCTTTTTTcgaggatggaggatggGTTGTGGAACACAGGGGGGCCAGGCCCACGACGCAGGATTTGAGGGCAGCAATATTCGACAACGATATTCTGTGCTGGAATTCTGCGACTGTCATACTGTCATTGTGTTTCTGCGACTTTTATCCTCCTTGAACTTCGAAAAACCCGACTGTGTCTCAAGATCTGCCGAGCCGTGAAAATTTTTGGACACATCGCTAATAACCCCAACAGACAAGAAGTGCCCCTTCACCGGTCAGGTCTCCATCCGTGGCCGTATCTTGACTGGCCGTGTCGTCTCAACCAAGATGCAccgcaccatcatcatccgccGCGAATACCTCCACTACGTCCCCAAGTACAACCGTTACGAGAAGCGCCACAAGAACCTGGCTGCTCACGTCTCGCCCGCTTTCCGTGTCGAGGAGGGTGACTGGGTTACTGTCGGCCAGTGCCGTCCCCTGAGCAAGACTGTATGTGGAATGATATTCGGTCCTGGGTCTCTCTTGGTGGTGTCGCAAGGCTCGGCTACCCGTGTTCTCCGGAGCATGGACCCCGCCAGCGATACTACCTCGATACGCACGCCCTTTTGATGATTACTGATCGCTAACTTGATTTCTCACAGGTCCGTTTCAACACTCTGCGCGTCCTGCCCCGCAccggcaaggccgtcaagTCGTTCAGCAAGTTCTAAGCGTCTCCAacggaggagaagattggGTACTCGGAAGGGGAACAACATGGCGAAAGAAGCGGCATGAACTGGATGTAAAGGAATTTTCTTGGAGCGAGGGTCGGGATATTTTCACGAGTTTCCATGTCCTTGATACCTTGCTGAAGAAAATGTGTATCCGCACTTAAAACAAAACATTTCTTCGATCTTCCTGCACTTGACGCCGTAGAACAGTTTCCTGgtcatctttttctttctcgacgCGCACAGTCGGGGACAACCACAGCTTTCCATTTCTGTCTGAACAGGCCACTCGTAGATCGTACATGACTGTTTGTGGCTGACGTCTTTCCTCCAATCAACCCATCCCAGTCAAGCGCATGAGAAACCGCAGCAAATCACACGCAATCCTCCAGTTCATCGCCAGGAACACTCATCTCAAATAGCGTACAAAAGTCTCGTAGATCTGATCATCCATATCAATCACTTCCAATCAAGCTCAAACCTGCACCGACACACTGTCCACAGCACTGTCCACAGCTGAGAACTACTCGATTCTCTCCCACCCGGAATTCATGTGATAGCGCTCCATAAACAAGGACCCTGTCAGGGGACGCTCTGGAGGGCACGGAGTGTCAACAACGGACTCGGGTGACGAGGACTTGGAACGCTCAACACGCACAGAATCGTTGTCATCAttgaaagaagaacacaGCACGGACCTGATTCGTGTCTTTTCGGCAACAGCTGCAATAGTTGCAAGATTCGCCCGAGCACCAGCGGGCATTGGCATCTCCGCCGACTCATGTTCGTACTCATTGTTTTTGTGGTAGTTGAAGAACCCATCTTCAACTTCCCCCGTGCCAAAAAACAGTTGCTCCAAGGCGTCGTCGAGAAGTGCTGAGCCGTCATCACCTTCTCCACTGCCAAGCAACTCCTCTTCAAGGGCTTTGTTGAGAAGCACTGAGCCATGGGTTGAaacatcatcgtcgtcat
Encoded proteins:
- a CDS encoding uncharacterized protein (ID:PFLUO_004324-T1.cds;~source:funannotate), producing the protein MATELTVQSERAFQKQPHIFLNSKTKAKSKKAGQVRRWYKEVGLGFRTPKTAIEGHYIDKKCPFTGQVSIRGRILTGRVVSTKMHRTIIIRREYLHYVPKYNRYEKRHKNLAAHVSPAFRVEEGDWVTVGQCRPLSKTVRFNTLRVLPRTGKAVKSFSKF